The Sphingomonas aliaeris genome segment ATCGCGGTCGCCGACAAAGCGGAGATTCCGACAAGGACCATCGTCAATTGTGCCTGGCTGGCGCGTTTTTCGCCCAATGTGGTGGCCAGGGCCATCGCCGCGGACGCACCGCAAATCGCGACGGCGCCGCCCGCCAGCGTTCCGAATGCGGTGTCGAAGCCGAACCGTCGCGCCGCGACTATCCCCGCCCCGATCGTCAATGCGACGATCGCCAGCACGCAGAGCAACGCCACGGGTCCGAGTGCGACAATCTGCCCGAACGTGATTCGCACGCCCACCAATACGATGCCCCAGCGCAGCAGCGATCGCGATGCGAAGGCGAGTCCCGGCGTGAGCCGCGTATCCGCGGACAGGAAGTTCAGCGCCAATCCGATCAGCAGCGCCATCAGCGTCAGGGGTGCGCCATAATGATCCGAGATGAACGCAGCCGCCAGGGTGCCGGCCGCGACGATCACCAGACCGGGCAGATATCCGCGCCAGGTCGCCTTGGGCGACGGCTCGATATCGCCGTACAGGTCGGCGGCCATCGGCAGTGGACGTTTCGTGATGCTTGCCATTGTCACCCGTGGAGTAGATCGTGCCGGCCTGGTCTTCCATGTTTCCCCGGTTGAGGAAAGCGGCCGCAATGGCGTCGCAGACGATCGGTATCGACGGGGACTAGCGCAGATCGCGCGGGTATGACAACGTTATCGGAACGAAAAGACAGCATGACATGATGGGGCAGGATGATGGCGGGATTTTGGGCAGCTAGAGGCGGGGGAGCCCGCTGGGTCATCGTCGCGATGGTGTTCGTGGCGATCATGCTCAATTACGTCGATCGCCAGATCCTCGCCCTGCTCAAGCCGACGCTGGAGGCGCAGTTCGAATGGTCCGATCAGGATTATGCGAACATGGGCACCGCGTTCCAAGTCGCGACCGCCTTTGCGTTTCTCGGCACAGGCTGGTTCCTCGATCGCGTCGGGTTGCGGATCGGTTTCGCGCTGGGCGTGCTGGTGTGGAGCCTGGCCGGAATGGCGCATGCCTTCGCCACGACCGTCCCCGCATTCTTCGCCGCGCGCATCCTGCTGGGCGCGGCGGAGTCGGTCGGTACGCCGGCCGCGGTGAAATCCGCCGCGACCTATTTCAACCACAAGGATCGGCAGATCGCTTTGGGCATCGGCAACACCGCGCCCAATATCGGCGCGATCATCACGCCGTTGTTCATCCCGGCGATCGCCGTCGCCTATGGCTGGCAGGCGGCGTTCCTGATCGCCGGTGGGCTGGGCGTCCTGTGGGTGATCGTCTGGTTCGCGATTCGCATAAAGCCGGTGGCGCTGGATGCCGTCGCGCCGGTGCGGGTGCCGTGGCTGAAGGTGCTGCGCAGCCGCGAGACGGCGGCCATCGCGATCGCCAAGATCCTGTCCGATCAGGTGTGGTTCTTCATGCTGCTCTGGCTGCCGGACCTGTTTCACCGGCTGTTCGGGATGAAGCAGGGGACGCTCGGCCTGCCGGTCGCCTTGGTCTATGTGCTGGCAGCATGTGGAGCGCTGACGGGGGGCTACATACCGTCGAAGCTGATGGGCATGGGCTGGAGCGTGAATCGTGCGCGCAAAACGGCGATGCTCGGCTATGCGGTGCTCGTCCTGCCAGTGGTGTTCGTGCAGAGCGTGGGAAGCCCATGGACGGCCGCCCTGTTGCTGGGTCTCGTCCTGTTCGCACACCAGGGATTTTCCACCAACGTATTCGGGCTGACGACGGACATCACCCCGGCGCGATCGGTCGGGTCGCGGATCGGTATCGCCGCGTTCTGCGGAAACCTGTGTTCGATCGGGATGATCCAGTTCCAGGCTTATGCCTTGTCGCATGGCTGGGGGTACGGCCCGGCGCTCGCCATCTGCGCCGGTTCCTATCTCGTGGCGCTGGGCGTCATCCATCTGCTTATCCCCGTGATCGTGCCGGTGGAGGAGTCCGAGCGCGGCGATGGCTTGGTCGCAGCGCATTGAAGACGGCGCGTTTCCGGCATCCGTCAAAAAATCGATCGGGAACGAAAAAAGTGAGAAACGG includes the following:
- a CDS encoding MFS transporter, whose translation is MMAGFWAARGGGARWVIVAMVFVAIMLNYVDRQILALLKPTLEAQFEWSDQDYANMGTAFQVATAFAFLGTGWFLDRVGLRIGFALGVLVWSLAGMAHAFATTVPAFFAARILLGAAESVGTPAAVKSAATYFNHKDRQIALGIGNTAPNIGAIITPLFIPAIAVAYGWQAAFLIAGGLGVLWVIVWFAIRIKPVALDAVAPVRVPWLKVLRSRETAAIAIAKILSDQVWFFMLLWLPDLFHRLFGMKQGTLGLPVALVYVLAACGALTGGYIPSKLMGMGWSVNRARKTAMLGYAVLVLPVVFVQSVGSPWTAALLLGLVLFAHQGFSTNVFGLTTDITPARSVGSRIGIAAFCGNLCSIGMIQFQAYALSHGWGYGPALAICAGSYLVALGVIHLLIPVIVPVEESERGDGLVAAH
- a CDS encoding YeiH family protein, whose amino-acid sequence is MASITKRPLPMAADLYGDIEPSPKATWRGYLPGLVIVAAGTLAAAFISDHYGAPLTLMALLIGLALNFLSADTRLTPGLAFASRSLLRWGIVLVGVRITFGQIVALGPVALLCVLAIVALTIGAGIVAARRFGFDTAFGTLAGGAVAICGASAAMALATTLGEKRASQAQLTMVLVGISALSATAMVVYPIAAHALDMSDLRAGFLLGASIHDVAQALGAGYSYSDAAGGIAAIVKLTRVALLAPVLAVVALFLRGDESRAKGPGIPWFVVGFFVLAGINSFGVIPPVAARGAEQIASGLLAAAVTATAIRSPLSQLLEAGPKPLFVILVATVVAFALSLAAAMLFIG